The nucleotide window CGGCGTCGGTCCCCGTGACCTGCACCGTGAGGTCCTCCCGGACGTGCTCGAACACGTCGTCGAGGTCGACCGGCTCGAACGAGTCCCCCTGCGTATCGATGCGGGAGTACCGGAGCAACCCGTCGATCATCTCGCGCATCCGGTCGGCGCCGTCCACGGCGAACTCGAGGAACTCCCGGCCGTCCTCGTCGAACTCGTCCTCGTACCGGTGCTCGATCAGTTGCAGGTAGCTCGACACCATCCGGAGGGGTTCCTGGAGATCGTGGGAGGCGGCGTACGCGAACTGCTCGAGCCGCTCGTTCGACGCCTCGAGCCGACGCTGGGTCTCATTTCGCTCGGTGATGTCCTGGGCCATCGTCATGCCGCCGAACACGGTCCCGGTCTCGTCCCCGACCGGCACTACGTGGATGATCCACTCCCGACCGGCGTACGCCACCTCGATCGCTCGTTCCTCCCCGGCGAGTGCGGCCCGCATCGCGGGTTCGAGGTCCGCCGCCACCTCCTCGCCCCACACCTCCGCGACCGGCTGCCCCTCGACGTCCTCCGCGGACACCGGCAGGTCCTCGAACGCGCGGCCCGCCGAGAGCGTGTACCGGAGGTCCTCGTCGAACAGGGTGACGATGCCGTTCGGGAACTGCTCGGCCAGCGTCCGGTACCGGTGTTCGCTCCGTTCGAGCGCCCGCTCGCGCTCCTTGCGCTCCGTGACGTCCCGGAAGTACACCGAGAGGCCGGTCTCGGACGGGTAGGCCCGCACCTCGAACCACGCGTCGAGCGGTTCGGGGTAGTACTCCTCGAACGACACGGTCTCCTGCTCGTACATCGCGCGCTCGTACTTCGACTTGAACTGCCGGCCGATGGCGGCCGGGAACTGGTCCCACACGTGCGACCCGACCAGTTCCCGGTCCCCCGGGTTGATGAGTTCGTGGGCCCGCTCGTTGAGGTACGCGAAGTTCCACTCCTCGTCCAGCGCGAAGAACGCGTCCGAGATACGCCCGTAAATCTCCTTGAGTTCGTTCCGCGCGCGGTAGTTCTCGACGGCCGACGCAAGGACGTTCGCGACGCTCCTGACGAAGTTGGCGTCGTACTCGGAGAACGCCCGTTCCTCGGGCGTATGCACCCCCAGGACGCCCCAGGGGTCCTCGAGCGAGCCGACGACGACGCTGATGCCGCTGACGACGTCGTGGTCGACGAGCAGGGCCGGCCCGGAGAATCGCTCTTCGGTCCCGAGGTCGTCGACGATGACGGGGTCCTCGGAGAGCAGGGTGTAACCCGCCTGCGAGTCCCGATCCGTGGGGACCGTCGCGGACCCCACGAGTCCGTCCTGCCAGCCGACCCCCTGGCGAAGGAGGACCTCGTCCCCGCCGGGCAGCAGTTCGAGCACCTTGCAGTAGTCAGCGTCGAGCGTCTCGGCGACGGCCGCCACCGCGTCGTGCATCAACCGGTCGAGGTCGTCCGTCTCGAGCGCCTGCTGGCCCAGTTCGGCGACGACCTTCTGTTGCCGGATCCGCGTCTCGAGTTCAGCGGGTGGGGAGGACGAACGCACGCTGGCTCCCCTAGTCAATCGGTCGACGTAAAGTTTCGTTTCACACGCGCCCCCGACGCGAGGAGCACAGGTGTCACCCGCAGTCGGACCGGTCCGCACGAACGCCGTCGGCC belongs to Halorarum halophilum and includes:
- a CDS encoding ATP-binding protein, translated to MRSSSPPAELETRIRQQKVVAELGQQALETDDLDRLMHDAVAAVAETLDADYCKVLELLPGGDEVLLRQGVGWQDGLVGSATVPTDRDSQAGYTLLSEDPVIVDDLGTEERFSGPALLVDHDVVSGISVVVGSLEDPWGVLGVHTPEERAFSEYDANFVRSVANVLASAVENYRARNELKEIYGRISDAFFALDEEWNFAYLNERAHELINPGDRELVGSHVWDQFPAAIGRQFKSKYERAMYEQETVSFEEYYPEPLDAWFEVRAYPSETGLSVYFRDVTERKERERALERSEHRYRTLAEQFPNGIVTLFDEDLRYTLSAGRAFEDLPVSAEDVEGQPVAEVWGEEVAADLEPAMRAALAGEERAIEVAYAGREWIIHVVPVGDETGTVFGGMTMAQDITERNETQRRLEASNERLEQFAYAASHDLQEPLRMVSSYLQLIEHRYEDEFDEDGREFLEFAVDGADRMREMIDGLLRYSRIDTQGDSFEPVDLDDVFEHVREDLTVQVTGTDAEITTENLPRVEGDPDQLRQVLQNLLSNALEYSDEGPPRVHVSAERDSDEWIVSVRDEGIGVDPDDHERIFEVFERLHSRDDYPGAGIGLALCQRILERHDGEIWVDSEPGEGATFSFTLPTVDDR